In Oryza sativa Japonica Group chromosome 2, ASM3414082v1, the following are encoded in one genomic region:
- the LOC136355159 gene encoding zinc finger BED domain-containing protein RICESLEEPER 1-like has translation MDDPNYPIFDMSEYDPNFGMEQGGSIPAPMPEEPATTQVASEGSGTVAASGSTASSSKRSRTSTVWQNFDEIKETGPDGKEVTLARCKICRTKLSGKSSSGTGHLSRHAASCAKKQGIQLRQQQLILNPDGTVRSWEYDPQVARESLTRLIARQDLPLNFGESTAFEKYIQTAHNPRFKSVSSQTTTRDLRKFYKQGRDTLKELFNTCTFSVSITSDIWSGKAKEDYISVVAHFVDDNWEIQKRIIALKLIDVAHTADNIAERISMVVQEFDLTNKIFAITLDNAAANSRAMEILQPVFSVYGQSFLLHQRCACHIINLIVKTGFKRVSTHIDSVREAISWLFASNPRVAKWKRFCDASGMKPRKFRTDTDHRWNTTYLMLRHVLPYKDLLTVFLQSNNATNSDGQLIMSEPTWYVVEKFAAFLEIFHDATVALSGVYYPTANLMLHKILEIATLLQENENDHLLSAAVFHMKQKYLKYWKEIPVLYAFAFILDPRGKLRGLVNMLNIIGEIMNIDYTNYYSDVKTKLYETFAKYENKFQGLRLQRPPTVSVAGKKKIQWGRIWGGSSSSTPAGSSASGTTGTFQGTQELSSYLDSDCTSTEDLNVLGWWNDHKTQYPVLSKLARDVFTVPVSTVSSESAFSTCGRIIEDRRRNLSSDMVEMLLIVKDWELAAERAQHSAENLELVAQFEDLYIDTDAQD, from the coding sequence ATGGACGATCCGAATTACCCAATATTTGACATGAGCGAGTACGACCCAAATTTCGGCATGGAGCAAGGTGGCAGCATCCCTGCACCGATGCCGGAAGAACCTGCAACCACACAGGTGGCTTCAGAAGGATCAGGAACTGTGGCCGCGAGTGGGTCAACGGCCTCGTCCTCTAAAAGATCGAGAACTTCCACCGTATGGCAAAATTTTGATGAGATCAAGGAGACCGGCCCTGATGGTAAAGAGGTAACGTTGGCTAGATGTAAAATATGCAGAACTAAATTATCTGGAAAATCTTCAAGTGGAACAGGACATTTAAGTCGGCATGCGGCGTCGTGTGCTAAGAAGCAAGGCATCCAACTGCGACAACAACAACTGATATTGAATCCTGATGGTACGGTACGTTCGTGGGAGTACGATCCTCAGGTTGCACGAGAATCTCTTACTCGATTAATTGCTAGACAAGATTTACCCCTAAATTTTGGTGAGTCAACTgcatttgaaaaatatattcaaactGCTCATAACCCTAGGTTTAAATCTGTTAGTTCTCAAACCACGACCCGTGATTTAAGAAAGTTCTATAAACAAGGTCGTGATACACTGAAAGAATTATTTAACACTTGCACATTTTCTGTTAGTATCACATCTGATATTTGGAGTGGTAAGGCCAAGGAAGACTACATAAGTGTAGTTGCTCACTTTGTTGATGATAATTGGGAAATTCAGAAAAGAATCATTGCTTTAAAATTAATAGATGTTGCACATACTGCTGATAATATCGCGGAAAGAATTTCCATGGTTGTTCAAGAGTTTGACcttacaaataaaattttcgCTATAACACTAGATAATGCAGCTGCTAACTCTAGGGCCATGGAAATTCTACAACCTGTATTCTCTGTCTATGGTCAATCATTTCTTTTACATCAACGTTGTGCATGTCATATCATTAATCTGATAGTTAAAACTGGTTTTAAGAGGGTATCTACACATATTGATTCTGTGCGTGAGGCAATCTCATGGTTATTTGCCTCAAACCCACGGGTTGCAAAATGGAAAAGATTTTGCGATGCATCGGGTATGAAGCCCCGTAAGTTCCGCACGGATACAGATCATCGATGGAATACCACGTACCTAATGTTGAGGCATGTGTTGCCTTATAAGGATTTACTAACCGTTTTTTTGCAGTCTAATAATGCTACGAACAGTGATGGGCAACTAATAATGTCCGAGCCAACTTGGTATGTAGTAGAAAAGTTTGCTGCATTTCTTGAGATATTTCACGATGCCACTGTTGCTTTATCTGGAGTTTATTATCCAACTGCTAATTTAATGTTGCACAAAATCCTTGAAATTGCTACTTTATTACAAGAAAATGAGAATGACCACCTACTATCTGCTGCAGTCTTTcatatgaaacaaaaatatcttaaatattGGAAGGAAATCCCTGTACTGTATGCTTTTGCATTTATTCTTGATCCTAGGGGTAAATTACGGGGATTGGTTAATATGTTGAATATTATTGGAGAGATAATGAACATAGATTATACTAACTATTATTCTGATGTTAAGACTAAATTATATGAGACATTTGCCAAGTATGAGAATAAGTTTCAGGGACTTCGCCTACAAAGACCCCCAACTGTCTCTGTCGCTGGTAAGAAGAAAATACAATGGGGACGGATTTGGGGTGGTAGTTCCTCTTCCACTCCTGCTGGGAGTTCCGCTTCAGGAACAACTGGTACTTTTCAAGGCACCCAAGAATTGTCCTCCTACTTAGACAGTGACTGTACCAGCACTGAAGATCTCAACGTCCTTGGATGGTGGAATGATCACAAGACCCAATATCCCGTGCTCtcaaaactagcacgggatgtgttCACGGTGCCCGTTTCTACCGTATCCTCTGAATCGGCCTTCAGTACATGCGGAAGAATTATTGAGGACCGACGAAGAAATCTAAGCAGCGATATGGTGGAAATGCTGCTCATCGTCAAAGACTGGGAGCTAGCTGCTGAACGTGCTCAACACTCCGCAGAGAACTTGGAATTGGTTGCTCAGTTCGAAGATCTCTACATCGATACAGATGCACAAGATTAG